A genomic window from Aethina tumida isolate Nest 87 chromosome 4, icAetTumi1.1, whole genome shotgun sequence includes:
- the LOC109605861 gene encoding G-protein coupled receptor Mth2 — translation MVHNSSYTCANESTVMRWQLVMEDDDFLAGHVDGYCKEALGHAVYKFEVRGGNVKMVGEVHETNYTSKCCPLGHVYDPHKHACTRVSEPEEEVGVFRIGLSHCQVVVDQLDETSKAEVTDGGDRCSDRTTTQGSVLRWCHNSTDVCDNKIRCIRKCCPDGQSFVNTSKCVDTHTRGVNLSLPHLAPLTQDKSPTLGLLHGYTGGVVLWMPPFTLDPDGWVMEKGKINSKYGYCMEHVIKRAKNMDGHYMFLVTSRTQQIATKILINRYVLCLSCVFLVCTVLTYMISKEVKKMFGKILVSLCSSLLSTFILLIYNGFNANIQNSTLCVVLGYMLCYFGFTCFAWLNVMCYDIYSAFSSPKKVRGMQKQLEDRKKLTYYCLYGWGVPLVLMVIIALLSTTDLLPYALKIIIGKKKCLIENRIGNFGDILFYIGPMCIQEIINIVMFIKTIIYLVKVKNEINKMNDTNAATKEKKQTFNAKIERFSLILKLFIIMGMSFIFEVVSSFYDFQNNTVTKYIEVVWDVINSLQGVFIFIIFACKRKIWEKLKLTTGIDKMRRSSITSAFTQSTQVTNTKVVNGGVKAN, via the exons ATGGTGCACAACAGCAGTTACACGTGCGCAAACGAATCGACGGTGATGCGATGGCAGCTGGTGATGGAGGACGACGACTTCTTGGCCGGGCACGTTGACGGGTACTGCAAGGAGGCGCTTGGACACGCTGTGTACAAGTTTGAAGTACGAGGAGGGAACGTCAAAATGGTCGGGGAAGTGCACGAGACCAACTACACCTCCAAGTGCTGCCCCTTGGGCCACGTCTACGATCCTCACAAGCACGCCTGCACTAGAGTGTCCGAACCAGAAGAAGAGGTTGGAGTATTCCGGATTGGTTTGTCGCATTGCCAAGTGGTCGTGGACCAGTTGGACGAGACGTCGAAGGCTGAAGTGACTGATGGCGGTGATCGATGCAGTGACAGGACCACAACGCAGGGTTCAGTGCTTAGATGGTGCCACAACAGTACCGACGTTTGCGACAACAAGATCAGGTGCATCAGAAAATGTTGCCCGGACGGCCAGAGCTTTGTCAACACGTCCAAATGTGTGGACACTCACACCCGAGGTGTCAACTTGAGCCTGCCACACTTGGCACCCTTGACCCAAGACAAAAGTCCGACGTTGGGGCTCCTCCACGGTTACACCGGAGGTGTTGTCCTGTGGATGCCGCCTTTTACACTAGACCCCGATGGGTGGGTGATGGAGAAAGGTAAAATTAACTCTAAATATGGGTACTGCATGGAACACGTCATCAAACGTGCCAAGAACATGGATGGCCATTATATGTTTTTGGTTACATCAAGAACTCAACAAATAGCcacgaaaatattaattaacagataCGTTCTGTGCTTGTCCTGCGTTTTCCTGGTGTGTACGGTGCTCACCTACATGATTTCCAAGGAGGTCAAGAAGATGTTTGGGAAGATTTTGGTTTCCCTTTGCTCGTCGTTGTTGAGCACCTTCATCCTGCTCATTTACAACGGGTTCAACGCTAACATACAGAATTCCACGCTTTGCGTTGTTTTAG GGTACATGTTGTGTTACTTCGGTTTTACATGTTTTGCTTGGTTGAATGTAATGTGCTACGACATATATTCAGCATTTAG TTCACCCAAGAAAGTGCGAGGAATGCAAAAACAATTGGAGGACAGAAAAAAGTTAACCTATTATTGTCTGTATGGCTGGGGAGTACCTTTGGTACTAATGGTAATAATTGCCCTATTATCGACCACGGATTTATTACCTTACgcccttaaaataattattggaaaaaagAAGTGCTTAATTGAAAACA GAATTGGTAATTTTGGTGacatactattttatataggTCCTATGTGCattcaagaaataattaacattgtaATGTTCATTAAAACCATTATTTATCTTGTTAAAGTAAAGAATGAGATTAACAAAATGAACGACACCAATGCCGCCACTAAAGAGAAAAAACAAACTTTCAATGCAAAAATAGAAAg GTTTAGCCTGATACTGAAGTTGTTCATCATAATGGGAATGTCGTTTATATTTGAGGTTGTGTCGTCGTTTTACGATTTTCAAAATAACACCGTAACTAAATACATTGAAGTTGTTTGGGACGTAATAAACTCATTGCAAG gtgtgtttatatttataatattcgcATGTAAAAGGAAGATCTGGGAGAAACTGAAACTTACAACTGGGATTGATAAAATGAGGAGGTCTTCGATAACTTCGGCTTTTACTCAGTCGACTCAGGTCACTAACACTAAAGTTGTTAATGGTGGAGTTAAGgctaactaa
- the LOC109600272 gene encoding odorant receptor Or2-like, with amino-acid sequence MGHKNHLNFLKKVRLICGFVDHKELKYQNKLFKAFYRVYSLIATPLYLINMSLMIIEMFKESDNPQIMGETLSYSTLYIVMYVSLLYIESKNVQDLYRAIDKKEEALLKTANSSIRDIYEKHTEINNVVGAQIFGVCGVFCCCLVVHHVKVFEGEWAFIFFQWFPFNADNYYIPILLNQLCFLCVALFYMMYTKLAVIAFSTYILAHIKVLQHFIVNIDHYAKYVLENDGLEDMHDARYVVLKQCVQSHNEIIEYVDLVRQNTSTFILLDFMLTSLQLGSILISLMTEGLNERLVDKVVLWYYFTLNIHWMWVTYFYGNEIMVESVNISVLAYSEVEWNNFDLKAQQGLIMMMAKAQVPLSLSIGPLADLSLQAFLTVIRATFSYMTFMKTIYE; translated from the exons ATGGGCCACAAAAATCATttgaactttttgaaaaaagtcaGACTGATTTGCGGTTTCGTCGACCACAAGGAGCTGAAGTACCAGAACAAGTTGTTCAAAGCCTTTTACAGGGTCTACTCTCTCATAGCCACCCCGCTGTACCTGATAAACATGTCGCTGATGATCATAGAGATGTTCAAAGAGTCGGACAACCCCCAAATCATGGGCGAGACACTTAGCTACTCGACCCTCTACATCGTGATGTACGTGAGCCTGCTCTACATCGAGTCCAAAAACGTCCAAGACCTGTACAGAGCCATCGACAAGAAGGAGGAGGCCCTGCTCAAGACGGCCAACAGCAGCATCCGGGACATCTACGAGAAGCACACCGAAATAAACAACGTGGTGGGGGCGCAAATATTCGGCGTGTGCGGCGTGTTCTGCTGCTGCCTGGTCGTGCACCACGTCAAAGTGTTCGAAGGCGAGTGGGCCTTCATTTTCTTTCAGTGGTTCCCGTTCAACGCCGACAACTATTACATCCCCATTCTGTTGAATCAGCTTTGCTTTCTGTGCGTCGCCCTGTTTTACATGATGTACACCAAGTTGGCCGTAATCGCATTTTCCACCTACATACTGGCTCACATCAAGGTGCTGCAGCATTTCATCGTTAACATCGACCACTACGCGAAGTACGTGCTGGAAAACGACGGGCTGGAAGACATGCACGACGCTCGTTATGTTGTGCTAAAACAATGCGTCCAGAGCCACAATGAAATTATCGA ATACGTCGATTTGGTGAGGCAGAACACCAGCACGTTCATTTTGCTTGATTTTATGTTGACGTCGTTGCAGCTCGGCTCCATTCTGATTTCTCTGATGACTGAAGGATTG AATGAGAGACTTGTGGATAAGGTGGTGTTGTGGTACTACTTCACCTTGAACATCCATTGGATGTGggttacttacttttatggCAATGAAATTATGGTTGAG agTGTTAATATTTCTGTGTTGGCGTACTCAGAAGTTGAGTGGAACAATTTCGATTTGAAGGCTCAACAAGGACTCATCATGATGATGGCTAAGGCTCAGGTACCTCTATCTTTGTCCATTGGGCCTTTGGCTGATTTATCACTTCAAGCCTTTCTAACT GTTATCAGAGCAACTTTTTCTTACATGACTTTTATGAAAACGATTTACGAATAA